Proteins found in one Aquibium microcysteis genomic segment:
- the purH gene encoding bifunctional phosphoribosylaminoimidazolecarboxamide formyltransferase/IMP cyclohydrolase yields the protein MAVASKNVPAPDRIQLRRALISVSDKTGLEAFASELFHRGVQLVSTGGTAKALAAAGLTVTDVSEVTGFPEIMDGRVKTLHPLVHGGLLGVRDDPEHAEAMETHGIEPFDLLVINLYPFEEVRFAGADYATTVENIDIGGPAMVRAAAKNHAYVAVVTDPHDYAVVMAALEADAGHLSLELRRKLAAKAFARTAAYDAAIANWFAETLGIEHPGWRSVGGRLAEVTRYGENPHQQAAFYVTGDKRPGVATARQVQGKQLSYNNINDTDAAFELVGEFDPARTAAVAIIKHANPCGVAEGATLKEAYLKALACDPVSAFGGIVALNRPLDAEAAEEIAKVFTEVIIAPGASPEAEAIIAGKKNLRLLLTEGTPDPRAPGITAKTVSGGLLVQSRDNGSVDDLELQVVTKRAPTEAERADLKFAFRIAKHVKSNAIVYARGGATVGIGAGQMSRVDSSRIAARKAEDAAQAAGASEPATRGSVVASDAFFPFADGLLSAVEAGATAVIQPGGSMRDQDVIDAADAAGIAMVFTGMRHFRH from the coding sequence ATGGCCGTCGCATCCAAGAACGTTCCCGCGCCCGACCGCATCCAGCTTCGCCGCGCTCTGATCTCGGTTTCCGACAAGACGGGCCTGGAGGCGTTCGCGTCCGAACTTTTCCACCGCGGCGTCCAGCTGGTCTCGACCGGGGGTACGGCAAAGGCGCTCGCAGCCGCAGGGCTGACCGTCACCGACGTCTCAGAGGTGACCGGCTTTCCGGAGATCATGGACGGTCGGGTCAAGACGCTGCACCCGCTGGTCCATGGCGGCCTGCTCGGCGTGCGTGACGATCCCGAACACGCCGAAGCGATGGAGACCCACGGCATCGAGCCATTCGATCTCCTGGTGATCAACCTCTATCCCTTCGAGGAGGTTCGCTTCGCGGGCGCGGACTACGCGACCACGGTCGAGAACATCGACATCGGCGGCCCCGCCATGGTGCGCGCCGCAGCGAAGAACCATGCCTACGTCGCCGTGGTGACCGATCCGCACGACTACGCGGTGGTGATGGCCGCACTGGAGGCGGATGCCGGACACCTGTCGCTCGAGCTCCGCAGGAAGCTCGCCGCCAAGGCCTTCGCGCGCACGGCGGCCTACGACGCTGCGATCGCGAACTGGTTCGCCGAGACGCTGGGCATCGAGCATCCCGGCTGGCGCAGCGTCGGCGGCCGGCTGGCCGAGGTGACCCGCTACGGCGAGAACCCGCACCAGCAGGCGGCCTTCTACGTGACCGGCGACAAGCGCCCCGGCGTCGCGACCGCCCGCCAGGTGCAGGGCAAGCAGCTGTCCTACAACAACATCAACGACACCGACGCCGCCTTCGAACTGGTGGGCGAGTTCGACCCGGCGCGCACGGCCGCGGTGGCGATCATCAAGCACGCCAACCCCTGCGGCGTGGCCGAAGGCGCCACACTGAAGGAAGCCTATCTGAAGGCGCTGGCCTGCGATCCGGTCTCCGCCTTCGGCGGCATCGTGGCGCTGAACCGGCCGCTCGATGCCGAAGCGGCGGAAGAGATCGCCAAGGTCTTCACCGAGGTGATCATCGCGCCGGGGGCGTCGCCCGAGGCCGAGGCGATCATTGCCGGCAAGAAGAACCTGCGCCTCCTGCTCACCGAAGGCACGCCCGATCCGCGCGCTCCCGGCATCACGGCGAAGACCGTCTCGGGCGGACTGCTCGTCCAGTCGCGCGACAACGGTTCCGTCGACGACCTCGAACTCCAGGTGGTGACGAAGCGCGCGCCGACCGAGGCCGAACGCGCCGACCTGAAATTCGCCTTCCGCATCGCCAAGCACGTCAAGTCCAACGCCATCGTCTATGCCCGCGGCGGCGCCACCGTCGGCATCGGCGCCGGCCAGATGAGCCGGGTGGACTCCTCGCGCATCGCCGCCCGCAAGGCCGAGGACGCGGCGCAGGCGGCCGGTGCGTCCGAGCCGGCGACCAGGGGCTCCGTCGTCGCCTCCGACGCCTTCTTCCCCTTCGCCGACGGTCTGCTCTCGGCCGTCGAGGCCGGCGCCACGGCGGTCATCCAGCCCGGCGGCTCGATGCGCGACCAGGACGTGATCGACGCCGCCGACGCGGCCGGCATCGCCATGGTCTTCACCGGGATGCGGCATTTCCGGCACTGA
- a CDS encoding helix-turn-helix domain-containing protein, translating into MARPERESALRKPLTDVFGVDSNVRILRVLVRHGGPLAAAEIVRRSGLSRESVRLGLNSLTVVGIVEALGSSHARVFRFSDRHVLAPQIAALFEAEPSRFEAILDSIRRVARNDAILSLFVYGSVARGDDRPDSDLDIGLVAAPDDLSPMVESVREGLRDDAARLGFVANVVGLDTADVRRLAAERDPWWESVRREALVLSGRRPEELASPKQAPDD; encoded by the coding sequence ATGGCCCGTCCGGAACGCGAGAGCGCCCTTCGCAAGCCCCTGACCGACGTCTTCGGCGTCGATTCCAACGTGCGCATCCTGCGCGTCCTGGTGCGGCATGGCGGCCCGCTGGCTGCGGCCGAAATCGTCCGCAGGAGCGGGTTGTCGCGCGAGAGCGTGCGCCTGGGACTGAACAGTTTGACGGTCGTCGGCATCGTGGAGGCGCTGGGGTCCTCGCACGCGCGGGTCTTCCGGTTCAGCGACCGCCATGTCCTCGCGCCACAGATCGCGGCGCTGTTCGAGGCCGAGCCGAGCCGGTTCGAGGCGATCCTCGACTCCATCCGGCGGGTTGCCCGAAACGACGCGATCCTCAGCCTGTTCGTCTACGGCAGTGTGGCACGTGGTGACGACCGGCCCGACAGTGACCTCGATATCGGGCTCGTGGCAGCGCCGGACGATCTGTCGCCGATGGTCGAGAGCGTCCGCGAGGGACTTCGGGACGACGCGGCGCGGCTGGGCTTCGTCGCCAATGTCGTAGGCCTGGACACTGCCGACGTCCGTCGCCTGGCGGCAGAGCGCGATCCATGGTGGGAGAGCGTCAGGCGCGAGGCACTCGTGCTCTCCGGCCGCCGGCCGGAGGAGCTGGCGAGCCCGAAGCAAGCTCCCGATGACTAG
- a CDS encoding MFS transporter produces MSDLAGPRASKRGIWGWMLFDWAAQPFFTVVTTFIFGPYFVSRMASDPAAGQAAWGYGIAAAGFVIAILSPVLGSIADQTGARKRWIAFFAAIKIVCLCLLWYAAPGSSLFLVVLLFSLASVAAEFSTVFNDSMMPRLVSNEDIGRISNVAWGLGYLGGMIVLIFVVAFMAGSPETGRTIIGVSPILGLDPALGEDARATGPISALWYLVFILPMFLFTPDTGTGRRIGTAVRDGMAELGTTLTEVRRRAGLLRFLIARMIYQDGVTALLALGGAFAAAMFGWSITEIGIFGIILNVVAIFGCLAASRLDTALGSKTVVLITLVLLTIATIGIVSTGPGYTLFGAWMMPGEDSGGLFGTPAEKAYIAFGLLIGIAFGPVQASSRSYMARSVSPEEAGRYFGIYALAGRATSFLAPFLVATITALSGSPRLGMAVIILFFLAGMLLLASTPYPAHRPAR; encoded by the coding sequence ATGAGCGATCTGGCGGGACCCCGTGCATCGAAGCGCGGCATCTGGGGGTGGATGCTGTTCGACTGGGCGGCGCAGCCCTTCTTCACCGTCGTCACGACCTTCATCTTCGGGCCCTATTTCGTGTCGCGCATGGCAAGCGATCCCGCGGCAGGGCAGGCGGCCTGGGGCTATGGCATCGCCGCGGCCGGCTTCGTCATCGCCATCCTGTCGCCGGTGCTCGGATCGATCGCCGACCAGACCGGCGCCCGCAAGCGTTGGATCGCCTTCTTCGCGGCCATCAAGATCGTCTGCCTCTGCCTGCTGTGGTACGCGGCGCCGGGCTCCAGCCTGTTCCTCGTCGTCCTCCTGTTCTCGCTGGCGTCCGTCGCGGCGGAGTTCTCGACCGTCTTCAACGATTCGATGATGCCGCGGCTCGTGTCGAACGAGGACATCGGCCGCATCTCCAACGTGGCCTGGGGCCTCGGCTATCTCGGCGGGATGATCGTGCTCATCTTCGTCGTCGCCTTCATGGCCGGCTCACCCGAGACCGGCAGGACGATCATCGGCGTGTCGCCGATCCTCGGTCTCGACCCGGCGCTCGGCGAGGATGCCCGCGCCACCGGCCCGATCTCGGCGCTCTGGTATCTCGTCTTCATCCTGCCGATGTTCCTCTTCACGCCCGATACCGGAACGGGCAGGCGCATCGGAACCGCGGTACGCGACGGAATGGCCGAGCTCGGGACGACCCTGACCGAGGTCAGACGGCGGGCCGGGCTCCTGCGGTTCCTGATCGCGCGGATGATCTACCAGGACGGCGTCACAGCGCTCCTGGCCCTTGGCGGCGCCTTCGCGGCGGCGATGTTCGGCTGGTCGATCACCGAGATCGGCATTTTCGGCATCATCCTCAACGTCGTCGCGATCTTCGGCTGTCTCGCCGCCAGCCGGCTGGACACGGCACTGGGCTCCAAGACGGTGGTGCTGATCACGCTCGTCCTTCTCACCATCGCGACCATCGGCATCGTCTCGACCGGGCCGGGCTACACGCTGTTCGGTGCCTGGATGATGCCGGGCGAGGACAGCGGCGGGCTCTTCGGCACGCCGGCCGAGAAGGCCTACATCGCCTTCGGCCTCCTCATCGGCATCGCCTTCGGGCCGGTGCAGGCCTCGTCGCGCTCCTACATGGCTCGCAGCGTCTCGCCCGAAGAGGCCGGCCGCTATTTCGGCATCTACGCGCTGGCCGGCCGGGCGACGAGCTTCCTCGCGCCGTTCCTCGTCGCCACGATCACCGCGCTGAGCGGCTCTCCCCGGCTCGGGATGGCGGTGATCATCCTGTTCTTCCTCGCCGGCATGCTCCTGCTGGCGTCGACGCCCTATCCGGCGCACAGGCCGGCGCGGTAG
- a CDS encoding NAD-glutamate dehydrogenase produces MPEETRIGTDDGAGRAFAKLLLSRASAEDLAGYDDRMLRKAAALAHDMVLRHRKGESVISILTDSGVMRADRPVCVVTVINDNMPFLFDSVMGEIAEGGNEPFFVTHPVMVVSHARDGANVIAADSVQPQGDRLSVIQVHVPPMTGEEAEALRMRLERVLTHVRNAVQDWKPMLARLEHTISDYRYLPVPLDKGAVTEAIAFLEWLRDNNFTFLGMRSYRALGEGETTELERTDQRGLGILSDPDLRVLRGRTQTSITTPEILEFLNGPEPLIVAKANARSLVHRRAYLDYVGVKTFDAEGRLSGELRIVGLFTSTAYTRSVLNIPYLRSKAETVIAKSGFDKSDHSGKALINVLESYPRDELFQIDATLLRKHAMAVLALGERPRVRVLVRVDQFDRYVSVIVFVPRDRYDSRVRQQIGDHLKTVFQGRLSAYYPAFPEGSLARVHFIIGRSGGKTPAIPAQEIENAIRNIIRTWDDALREAVAEAGEDPALADKAQLFPEAYRTSFAPHEAIADARRVAGLSKDSPIAIDFYRRADQPAEHVALKIYHHGAAVSLSKRVPLLENMGFRVISERTFETVGDEPVFIHDMELESAYGKAVELATDGALFEDVFLSVWSGQADNDGYNGLVQTAGLKAREIVILRAYGRYLQQAGIPQSQDFVAAVLNRYPAIARDLYSLFNARFDLAMPKGTSAHDQQEIGRRIGEALEGVPVLDDDTIIRRFLNLILSTLRTNAFKTQEPEKARSLAFKLDSGQVVGLPDPKPWREIFVYGPEVEGVHLRFGPVARGGLRWSDRAQDYRTEVLGLVKAQQVKNAVIVPVGAKGGFYPKQLPAGGSRDAVFEAGKAAYVNFVSSLLSITDDLDVDGVLPPEGVIRHDGDDPYFVVAADKGTATFSDTANAISQAHGFWLDDAFASGGSAGYDHKKMGITARGAWEAVKRHFREMNRDIQTEPFTVAGVGDMSGDVFGNGMLLSTEIRLVAAFDHRDIFIDPDPDAAVSFAERQRMFALPRSSWQDYDRSAISAGGGVFSRSQKAITLSEAAARAIGIGKTIASPTEIMNAILKAPVDLLWFGGIGTYVRATTESNPDVGDRANDAIRVAAPDVGAKVVGEGANLGMTQRARIEYGLAGGRCNSDAIDNSGGVNSSDVEVNIKIALAAAMRKGTLSRPDRNVFLAEMTDEVAALVLSNNYDQTLALSLAERRGLSDLPHQQRFMAMLEARGRLDRVVETLPSDAALAERSARNLPLTRAELGVLLAYAKIALFTDIVESGLPDEAHFEEDLLAYFPDRMAREYKAEIEGHRLRREIIATQLANDVINRGGPSFVSRLQDVSACGAAEVVASYSVVRDGFDMPGLFGAIDALDNRVDGQAQLRFYQAVVRLIDAATHWDLTNGDRSMNVGERAAELRRARGVLEPILVDLLPAFLRSRLDGRVAAFAEAGAPAGLAARLAFLDVAEIVPDIDLVARAAEADLPLAARTFLGVTEAFRIGRIEDAARSVVATDYYDGLALSRANDMIGAARRGMAISVLAGHRDAADPVASWLEAGGRQMARARERLQALTESGDISLSRLTVAAGIMTDLAGQ; encoded by the coding sequence ATGCCCGAGGAAACGAGGATCGGCACCGACGACGGCGCAGGCCGGGCGTTCGCCAAGCTTCTTCTGTCGCGCGCGTCCGCCGAAGACCTGGCCGGCTACGACGACAGGATGCTGCGCAAGGCGGCAGCGCTCGCCCACGACATGGTGCTGCGCCATCGCAAGGGCGAGAGCGTGATCTCGATCCTGACCGACAGCGGGGTGATGCGCGCGGACCGCCCGGTCTGCGTCGTCACCGTCATCAACGACAACATGCCCTTCCTGTTCGATTCGGTGATGGGCGAGATCGCCGAGGGCGGGAACGAACCGTTCTTCGTCACGCATCCCGTCATGGTCGTCTCGCATGCCCGGGATGGTGCCAACGTGATCGCCGCCGATTCCGTCCAGCCGCAAGGTGATCGGCTGAGCGTCATCCAGGTTCATGTTCCTCCGATGACGGGCGAAGAGGCGGAGGCGCTCCGGATGCGGCTCGAGCGCGTGCTCACCCATGTGCGCAACGCGGTGCAGGACTGGAAGCCGATGCTGGCCCGGCTCGAGCACACGATCTCGGATTATCGCTACCTGCCCGTCCCGCTCGACAAGGGTGCCGTCACCGAAGCGATCGCCTTCCTCGAATGGCTGCGCGACAACAATTTCACCTTCCTCGGCATGCGCAGCTACCGCGCCCTCGGAGAGGGCGAGACGACGGAACTCGAGCGGACCGACCAGCGCGGACTGGGCATCCTGTCCGATCCCGACCTGCGGGTGCTGCGCGGCAGGACTCAGACCTCCATCACCACGCCCGAGATCCTCGAGTTCCTCAACGGTCCCGAGCCGCTGATCGTCGCCAAGGCCAATGCCCGCTCCCTGGTGCACCGGCGCGCCTATCTCGATTATGTCGGCGTCAAGACCTTCGACGCCGAGGGCAGGTTGTCGGGAGAACTGCGCATCGTCGGCCTGTTCACCTCGACGGCCTACACGCGCTCCGTTCTCAACATCCCCTACCTGCGGTCCAAGGCCGAGACCGTCATCGCGAAGTCGGGCTTCGACAAGAGCGATCATTCCGGCAAGGCCCTGATCAACGTGCTGGAATCCTATCCGCGCGACGAGCTGTTCCAGATCGACGCGACCCTGCTGAGAAAGCATGCGATGGCCGTGCTGGCGCTCGGCGAACGTCCGCGCGTGCGGGTCCTGGTGCGCGTCGACCAGTTCGACCGGTACGTCTCGGTGATCGTCTTCGTGCCGCGCGACCGCTACGATTCGCGCGTGCGGCAGCAGATCGGAGACCACCTGAAGACGGTCTTCCAGGGGCGCCTCTCCGCCTATTATCCGGCCTTCCCCGAAGGCTCGCTGGCGCGCGTCCATTTCATCATCGGCCGCTCGGGCGGCAAGACGCCTGCCATCCCGGCCCAGGAGATCGAGAACGCCATCCGCAACATCATCCGGACCTGGGACGACGCCCTGCGCGAGGCGGTTGCCGAAGCTGGCGAAGATCCCGCGCTTGCCGACAAGGCCCAGCTCTTCCCCGAGGCCTATCGCACCTCCTTCGCACCGCACGAAGCGATCGCCGATGCCCGGCGCGTCGCCGGGCTTTCGAAGGACAGCCCGATCGCCATCGACTTCTATCGCCGGGCCGACCAGCCGGCCGAGCATGTGGCGCTCAAGATCTACCACCACGGCGCGGCGGTCTCCCTGTCGAAGCGCGTTCCGCTGCTCGAGAACATGGGCTTCCGCGTCATCTCCGAACGCACGTTCGAAACCGTCGGGGACGAGCCCGTCTTCATCCACGACATGGAACTCGAAAGTGCCTACGGCAAGGCCGTGGAACTCGCGACGGACGGCGCACTGTTCGAAGACGTCTTCCTGTCTGTCTGGAGCGGCCAGGCAGACAATGACGGCTACAACGGCCTCGTCCAGACCGCCGGCCTGAAGGCCCGCGAAATCGTCATCCTGCGCGCCTACGGGCGATACCTGCAGCAGGCCGGCATTCCGCAGAGCCAGGACTTCGTGGCCGCCGTGCTCAACCGTTATCCGGCGATCGCGCGCGACCTCTATTCGCTGTTCAACGCCCGTTTCGACCTCGCCATGCCCAAAGGCACCTCGGCCCACGACCAGCAGGAGATCGGACGGCGGATCGGCGAGGCGCTGGAAGGCGTTCCGGTCCTCGACGACGACACGATCATCCGGCGCTTCCTCAACCTGATCCTGAGCACCCTGCGGACCAATGCGTTCAAGACGCAGGAGCCGGAAAAAGCCCGCTCGCTTGCCTTCAAGCTCGATTCAGGACAGGTCGTGGGCCTTCCCGATCCGAAGCCCTGGCGGGAGATCTTCGTCTACGGACCCGAGGTCGAAGGCGTGCATCTGCGTTTCGGACCGGTCGCCCGCGGCGGGCTGCGCTGGTCCGACCGGGCGCAGGACTACCGCACCGAGGTGCTGGGGCTCGTCAAGGCGCAGCAGGTCAAGAACGCGGTCATCGTTCCGGTCGGCGCCAAGGGCGGCTTCTATCCCAAGCAGCTTCCGGCGGGCGGATCGCGCGACGCGGTGTTCGAGGCCGGCAAGGCGGCCTACGTCAATTTCGTGTCGTCGCTGCTGTCAATCACCGACGATCTGGACGTCGACGGGGTTCTCCCGCCGGAGGGCGTGATCCGCCACGACGGCGACGACCCCTATTTCGTCGTCGCGGCCGACAAGGGAACGGCGACCTTCTCAGATACGGCCAACGCGATCAGCCAGGCGCACGGCTTCTGGCTCGACGACGCCTTCGCCTCCGGCGGATCGGCCGGCTACGACCACAAGAAGATGGGCATCACCGCCCGCGGCGCCTGGGAGGCGGTCAAGCGGCACTTCCGCGAGATGAACCGCGACATCCAGACGGAGCCCTTCACCGTCGCCGGCGTCGGCGACATGTCGGGCGACGTGTTCGGCAACGGCATGCTGCTTTCGACCGAGATCCGGCTTGTCGCCGCCTTCGACCACCGCGACATCTTCATCGATCCCGATCCGGACGCCGCCGTCTCCTTCGCCGAACGCCAGCGCATGTTCGCGCTGCCGCGGTCGAGCTGGCAGGACTATGACCGCTCGGCGATCTCGGCCGGCGGCGGCGTGTTCTCGCGGTCGCAGAAGGCGATCACGCTGTCGGAGGCCGCCGCCCGGGCGATCGGCATCGGCAAGACCATCGCTTCGCCGACCGAGATCATGAACGCCATCCTGAAGGCGCCCGTCGATCTCCTCTGGTTCGGCGGCATCGGCACCTATGTCCGGGCGACCACCGAAAGCAATCCTGACGTCGGCGACCGGGCCAACGACGCCATCCGGGTCGCGGCTCCGGACGTCGGAGCGAAAGTCGTCGGCGAAGGCGCCAATCTCGGCATGACGCAGCGCGCACGCATCGAATACGGCCTCGCGGGCGGCCGCTGCAACTCGGATGCGATCGACAATTCCGGCGGCGTCAACTCGTCCGACGTCGAGGTCAACATCAAGATCGCGCTCGCCGCAGCGATGCGGAAGGGAACGCTGTCGCGGCCCGACCGGAACGTCTTCCTCGCCGAGATGACCGACGAGGTGGCGGCTCTGGTGCTGTCCAACAATTACGACCAGACGCTCGCCCTGTCGCTCGCCGAGCGGCGGGGGCTGTCGGACCTGCCGCACCAGCAGCGCTTCATGGCCATGCTGGAAGCGCGGGGACGGCTCGACCGCGTCGTCGAGACGCTACCGTCCGATGCGGCGCTCGCCGAACGCTCGGCGAGGAACCTGCCGCTCACCCGCGCCGAACTGGGCGTGCTGCTTGCCTATGCCAAGATCGCGCTCTTCACCGACATCGTCGAAAGCGGTCTTCCCGACGAGGCTCATTTCGAGGAGGATCTGCTCGCCTATTTCCCCGACCGGATGGCGCGCGAATACAAGGCGGAGATCGAAGGCCACAGGCTGCGCCGGGAGATCATCGCCACGCAACTGGCCAATGACGTGATCAACCGCGGCGGGCCGTCCTTCGTCAGCCGGTTGCAGGACGTGTCGGCCTGCGGCGCCGCCGAGGTGGTGGCATCCTATTCGGTCGTGCGGGACGGCTTCGACATGCCGGGCCTGTTCGGTGCCATCGACGCGCTGGACAACAGGGTCGACGGCCAGGCGCAGCTCCGCTTCTATCAGGCCGTCGTGCGGCTGATCGATGCGGCCACTCACTGGGACCTCACGAACGGAGATCGCTCGATGAACGTTGGCGAGCGGGCGGCGGAACTGCGCCGCGCCCGCGGCGTGCTGGAGCCGATCCTGGTCGACCTGCTGCCGGCCTTTCTCCGCTCGCGTCTCGACGGGCGCGTCGCTGCCTTTGCGGAGGCCGGCGCGCCTGCGGGTCTCGCGGCGCGCCTCGCCTTCCTGGACGTCGCGGAAATCGTGCCCGACATCGACCTCGTGGCCCGGGCGGCCGAAGCCGATCTCCCGCTGGCCGCAAGAACGTTCCTCGGCGTCACCGAGGCGTTCAGGATCGGGCGCATCGAGGATGCGGCGCGGTCGGTGGTGGCGACGGACTATTATGACGGCCTTGCGCTTTCGCGTGCCAATGACATGATCGGCGCGGCCCGGCGCGGCATGGCCATCTCGGTTCTCGCAGGCCATCGCGATGCCGCCGATCCGGTTGCGTCATGGCTGGAAGCCGGCGGCCGGCAGATGGCGCGGGCGCGCGAGCGGCTGCAGGCGCTCACCGAAAGCGGCGACATCAGCCTGTCGCGCCTGACGGTCGCCGCCGGCATCATGACGGATCTGGCCGGGCAGTGA
- a CDS encoding peroxidase-related enzyme, with translation MTGKITALDLPPAGDLSEPTRAYFAKCEEKLGMVPNVLQAYAFDEKKLRAFTDMYNDLMLGQSGLTKLEREMIAVAVSSVNHCYYCLTAHGAAVRQLSGDPKLGEMMVMNYRAADLSPRQKAMLDFAVKLTETPDRIEEADRQGLRAAGFSDRDIWDLASTAAFFNMSNRMAAAVDMRPNDEYHAMAR, from the coding sequence ATGACGGGAAAGATCACGGCACTGGACCTTCCCCCGGCCGGGGACTTGAGCGAACCGACCCGCGCCTATTTCGCCAAATGCGAGGAAAAGCTGGGCATGGTGCCGAACGTGCTCCAGGCCTACGCCTTCGACGAGAAGAAGCTTCGCGCCTTCACCGACATGTACAACGACCTGATGCTCGGTCAGTCAGGCCTTACGAAGCTCGAGCGCGAGATGATCGCCGTGGCGGTCTCCTCGGTCAACCACTGCTACTACTGCCTGACGGCGCATGGCGCCGCCGTGCGGCAGCTGTCGGGCGATCCCAAGCTCGGCGAGATGATGGTGATGAACTACCGCGCCGCCGACCTGTCGCCACGCCAGAAGGCCATGCTCGACTTCGCGGTCAAGCTGACGGAGACGCCGGACAGGATCGAGGAAGCGGACCGCCAGGGCCTGCGCGCGGCAGGCTTCTCCGACCGCGACATCTGGGACCTCGCCTCCACCGCCGCCTTCTTCAACATGTCCAACCGCATGGCTGCCGCCGTCGACATGCGTCCCAACGACGAATACCACGCCATGGCGCGGTGA
- a CDS encoding DUF1737 domain-containing protein: MKLYRFLTGPDDSSFCHKVTAALNKGWILSGGPTYAYDAETKTMRCGQAVVKEVEGIDYEPGIKLGEQ; this comes from the coding sequence ATGAAACTCTACCGCTTCCTCACCGGACCCGACGATTCGAGCTTCTGCCACAAGGTGACGGCGGCCCTGAACAAGGGCTGGATCCTGTCCGGCGGGCCGACCTACGCCTATGATGCCGAGACGAAGACCATGCGCTGCGGCCAGGCCGTGGTGAAGGAGGTCGAGGGGATCGACTACGAACCGGGCATCAAGCTCGGCGAACAGTGA